AACGTTAATATTAGTTACCAATGCAAAATTGATGATATGCTCAGTATTTACAGATGCCTAAATTCACTGCTCTCGTCCTAGCCAAATAGTAGCCCTAACTTGGAATTACTATTCTTAGTATCTCAAAGTCAAGGGTATCGTTTGGCTGACACGAAATTGTCAACTTAGAGACCCCCAAAATGTTTGCAAATGAAGCAAGTCGTCACCAAATTTGCATTGACAACCAACAAGATAAATGTAATCAACATAGACCAAGGAGATCATCCACACCCTATATCATGAATTTGACTATCCTAAGGTTTATTGCCTTGTTGAAATTTAGGTGCTATAAAAAGTTAAACATTAAAGAAATTAGAAAATGATATTTTATATGATGAACTTGTTCGTTACTTAAGCATACTTGAATAGTTGAGTTGTTGAATATTGGTCACTCTTAGCTGCAATTTCTTTGGCAGTTTGCTCTACTATTCGGGATGGATAAAGAATGACATGATTCGACCCTAAATGCATAGCAAATTGACATGGAAGTTACCGTCAAGAATGTCCAATGCCCAACTTCTCAATTATcctcaagaaataaaaaaggaaTTAACTCAGCATctaaattagtattttcttaattttttaagtgtttattttttaaagcaCCTAAATTAACTTGTTAAACTTAAAGCACATAAATTAGTTTCATAAGTTCTTTTATCCTAGCTACATGATTTAAAGCACATAAATTAGTTATATAAATCCTTTTTTTATCTAGTTAAATCATAATACTTGTGTTTAAAAGATTGTATTGATAACACTCTTTTAGCTTCTTTTTTTACATTGGAAagttaaattgcacccgccagggaTTGATCCTTGGACCGTTCCCTTCCCAACCTATATGTCAcacagctcttaccacttgagctatcattcggagaCACACTCTTTTAGCCTTAAGTGTATGTATTAGTTATGTACTATTAAAAatttaactaattaaataaCAAAATTGATATTTAGTGAAAATCAATCATCATATAATTACACTTGCAATATATCTTCATGGAGATTCAATATAAATCCATTATCCATTCATGAACAAAAGCTATAGTCCCACCAACATAACATATATAAACACATTTAACAAAAGCTATAGTCCCACATGACATAAACAAAAAGAATCGCGAGCATCTGATATATCAAGTTGGTTTTACCCTCAAGAACTTAATTTTGGGCTTTCGGTTGGTCTTTCTAATGAAACACTCTTCAAAAGCTTGTGCTTCAAATGGGATCCTCAAAACCCCTTCATTCATGTACCCATATTCTTCTGCAGACTTACCTAGAAGCTCACAGAAAAATGCACCACGAAGTGCTCTGATGTGAACAATAAAACGCCTACAAGTGTCATCATTTGTGCCAACACAGATTGGAACATAACCTTTTGGTGCCGATAGAGGGCCTTCTATGCGCTTGTAGTTGTAAGCACTGCCACCTGCAGCAACCCAATTACTAATTAACTTGCTTCCTCTACCTCCCATTGCAAATAACCCTTTAATTCTGCTCTCTTCTTATAATTGTTTTCAGACGTTTCTTGAAGAGCTTTATATACTAACGACGCTGTGCAAATGTAAACGTACGTTAAGGTACTTGAAGATGTCCTTGCTACTATTCTACGCCCCTTAAATTAATGTTTGATTACGAAAGAAATCTTGTTTCAACTATGGCGATAAAGTAGATGATCTGATGATGTCTTTGTACTTGGTATAATTGCCTTGCTAATTGCCGTAACAACAATGCTGTCTATGTTATCCAATCTGTCACTAGTCAAGCTGctagtaaaaaaatataattcttGTTCGATGGCATTTTTATAaggattaaatatgtttttagacCCTATAAATTGGGGTTTTCTGGCTTTGATCCCTATATTTTCATTCCATTGGTTTTAGTCCTTAGTACAAAGTATTAGTGTGATTTTAGTCCCTAGCATTAATGTTGTACAAAAAACTTCTGTTCTGCTGCGTGTTTTGGCCACATTCTGAAGAAGCTCGATTATTgtctcggggggggggggggggggaattttgCTTTTAATTGGCAAGCCTCTTAGTTTCCAGTCTCTATGGCCTTGCTGCTTTGTGCTCTTTTGCTGCTGTTTTGCAGCGTTTCTATCTTCTTTTTCTATTGTCCTTTGCTATTGTAACCTTAGTTGTAGTTGTTGTTCTTTCATTTACCTACTGTACTACGTCTGTTTTGTGTGTAAAAGGGCCTTTTGAACTTTTTGGCCTCTTTTGCTTGCTTTGTATGCTTTCTTCTgatgatataataaaaaaaacaaaaaacttgaCTCGGCTAATCATTAAGTGTAGTCATATTGGCATCTTGCATGGCAgtttatcttcttcttccatttctTAATTGAGTGTAATTCCATGTATAGTGCCACTAGGGAAGTTCTTGATCATGTGTCAAACTACCACTTAAGCTTATGTGAGCTGACTGCTGAGTCATGTTTTTTGTATAAGGACTAAAACCAATGAAATAGAAATATAGGGACCaaagtaaaaaaatatcaatttgaAAAGGACCTCAAacatatttaagttttttttataattttattctaAAGTGACAACTTTTTACAATTATCCTTCTATGCACGGACATTGTTGGAGTTTTACTACAAAAGCATATATAGCTTAGCTTGCCAATACAAAATgaatcttttaattttattaaattctTTGAATCTTTGATAAGTAATGATAGACACACGTCCGTGGTTTGTGACATATCATAGACATGCATTAATAATTGCCACTAAACATAAAGAGTAAAAAAACGTTTAAAAAGGATTTTGAAATCCGTAAAATAACTGCATAATTTGTAGCAGTTTAAAGGTGCTAGAAAATGtttatcttttcctttttatacTCCACGTCAAGAGTATAATTTACAAAACCTGTCTCAACCTGGGTATGTTAATTAATGATCGACATTGTACTATAGTTTCTAAATAtcctttttattaataattcctAGAAATTATAAGAATGTTTTTAACATGATAcatttgaaataaataactttCTAAAACTTAACCATATGGTGTTTACGTAAAATtcattttaaaaagttaaaaccAAAAACTTTATGTTGGAAACTTTTAAGCTATAAGAATTGTTTAAGAGGTTGATAATTATATTAGAAGTgacaaatatttaatatttattttatatgttGCATTTTATTTGGATTTTTGAACCAAAAACCAAAAACTTTATGTTTGATtgatctagttttttttttaaggcaTGTTTGATTGATCTAGTTGGCAAAAGACAGCTGGAATTTTGTCTTCGTATaaagaaatatttatttgatactAGAATCTCCTAAGTCCTAAGAACATAAATTTTTGTAGTAATGTATGTTTGTTTGTGTGTTGGACTTATTTGGAGCGAAAATCCTTTTTAAAACGTTGATGTCAATtcatttttgattttttatcgTACTCTTCAGCCcttttatatttgattttggtactttattttttgcttaattgcaactttgatccccgacgtttaccaataccacgattttggtcccccacctaatttaattacatggatggtccccaacgttgtaggtcgtgtgcaacgttagtcataccgtttatttcttaatggaggaggcttacgtggacgtccaattggagagagaaatgaggtatgaggagagagggaagcacgtgagtatcacgtgacccttatctgaacccattatacccaaatccctgacctccctagaacgaagaaggtaacacgatttagatcccctagggtttcagatttgggtataatgggttcatataaggttcacgtgagttcacgtgatactcacgtgcttccctctctcctcatacctcctttttctctccaacaagacgtccacgtaagtctcctccattaagaaataagcggtaggactaacgttgcacacgacctacaacgtcggggaccatccatgtaattaaattaggtgggggaccaaaatcgtgacattgataaacgtcggggaccaaagttgcaattaagcctttatttttttaagttaagTAAATTCATCTAGTAgttctaccaaaaaaaattcatctagTAGTACTTTTAACAATCACGCAAATTTAAGATTTATGATGGATTGagatataaaattatatttgagATATTAAATTCATCTACAGATTCTATGCCTAAAGTTCTTCAATAATAATTTTCGATTCAAATATCCTAAATTGGGATTATTAAATCTATACGGTATATTAATTTTGAGTCTTTACTCTGAAAAGTGAATTATACTGAAACTTTTAACTCTCTTTTATGATAAGGCATTAAGGCATGCCATCGTTTTTCTCTTAAATGACTATTCCCTCTTCTAtgttgttttcattttcttctttagGCATTCAACACATTCTACTCAATTCTACAAGTTTACTTTTCGTAGGCCAGATATGAAATTTTCGTTATGGATCTTATGCCCATGAAAAAGAATTTTAGGGTAATTTAGGATCATTCTATGTTGGGATTTTGTcaactatatatatttttcgtCATTTTATTTTCCCTGAATGGAATGGATTCCTTgcgattttcttttcttaataCCTCTGTAACTTTGTATAAAACATTGAATTGGAAAGCTTCCATTATGTAATTTaacttgaattaaaaaaaaattaattgaaatttacTGAATTTTTTTGATCATATCCTGCATTAATTACAGTAACAATAACTTGATGTAGAATGAGTATAATTAAGTCTTAATGCATCTACAGGAGCCTACCCACAAAGGTAAGTATGTGTTGAATAGAAGctagaagaaaagaaatgaaGGAAAAGTGGAGATATCTCTAATTTGTGACCCTCCTAATCTTAATTTTAAGCTTTTTGTTGGAGTTGGTGATGGACCACTCTTCAAAAGCTTGTGCTTCAAACGGGATCCTCAAAACCCCTTCATTCATGAACCCATATTCTTCTGCAGTCTTTCCTAGCAGCTCACAGAAAAATGCATGACGAAGGGCTCTGATATTAACAATAAATCGCGTGCAAGTGTCCTCATTTGTGCCAACACAAATTGGAACATAACCTTTAGGTGCCAATAATAGAGACCCTTCTATGCGCTTGTGAGCACTCCCAACACCAACCCATTTACTTAATTTGCTTCCTTTAGCTCCCATTGTCCTTAATTTATTTTCCCTGCTTATCAGCACTTGATATCTATGTGCAATTGTAATTGCAATTGTAATAATCGTACGTGTTAAGGTACTTGATGATGTCCTTGCTACATCTCATGCATGTCCCTTAAATAGTTGTTTGTTGATTTTGAAACAAATTTCATTCTCACTCAACTTTGACCATAAAATCTTTAGCAACGTACGCTTCTCTGTATTCAATTTGTTCAAGCGGCATGCTGAATGCCGTAACAACTGCTATGTTTGCAATGCGTCGCGTATCACGTTTCAAGGGGTTGAAAATTCTTTTCTCAATTATTAGTCAGATACTTTATCTTATACTAGTCTCATGTACGGTAATTAATTCAGAAATACGTCAAAAAAAGGATGGGAATTTTGTCTTCTTTGTCCAAAGAAATTTCTAATTGACATTAGAATCCTTCATGACCATGACCACAATTTTTTAGTAGTGGTGTCTGCATGCGGTTAACTTATTTGCAACCAAATTATAGAGAATTTAGGCATCAGATTCCTTGTGCACTGCAGGGAAATTTTTTCCTTAATTAATAACATAGTATATTGATATGATTATATTTGccctctctatatatatatatattcaagaggttgtctaaatgatcaaGGAGAAAATTTatgttaaataacccatcatccaatcacattgaagataagtgagttggatcatcttcaatgtgattgaatgatagGTTGTTTAACCAAAACTTTtcttgggtcatttagacaacccaatTTTTCTAACGGACACTCCACATaattaaggcttaaataagtttttggtccatAACCTTTacaaaatgcttggttttcgtccctcgccggagcaaaggtgggttttagtccctaacctttgccaaaaggtttggttttcatccctccggagctctgagtcaacaccggagctccggtggcccatgtggcatggccacgtgagATTAATGAGCTGATgtggaatttatttttttcatttaaattaaaaaaaacctaattaattttttaaaaaaatgtttaaaattCTAAAGGGTAATTTCGCAAGAAGTTTTTCAATTACCTGCGAATATTTCTTCAAAAAGTAAATTCGCAGGAAAATATGTTGAAAGCAAGGAAAATTTCGCAGGAAATTCCTGCGAAAAAAAATTGCCAAAAAATGCGCAGGTAATTAACACATTTCTAGTAGTGCGTGAATATGCGGATTTTACTGAATATAAGCCCCTTTCATCATGTTTCCACCACCAAGTATACATCATTCCTTCTATGGGTGAAAAAATACTTATTTTCCACCATCACCAAGTCCCTTTCATCTCCAGTATACTTTTGGTTGATTAGCATTCATAGTGTTAGGTAATGCATCTGAGAGATAATCGATTATAAGAAAATCTATATGACAACCTAGGTTTTCTATTGTTCCAAGTATGCTGATTTATTAATCAGCTTCTCAGCGCTCATGCTTTCTCAAATCTAACACTTCTATGTGACCAACGTACGTCTAGACAGAGAGTTTTGAGGATGACTGTTAATTAGCACGACCAAATTGATTAACAACTTGATAAGTGGATTGACAATTATATGGATTCACTACTAGAATATAACTGGGGAATCAGGAACAGTAACCTCAaggtttttaaactctgataattCCCTCTCTCTCAATTGTTTTCTATACTTTCTTGAAAACTCTAATCCCTTTTTGCTTAAAAACCACTTTTTCACCAACCCTTTTATTTGCCTAAATAATGAATAATCTTTTGAAGAAGTTGGTAATTCATTCATAGTACATTGGGTTCAATAGTAGAGATTTTTCTCTATATTACTTATGTGACAAAGTACGCTTGCTCTTGAGCACATTCATATCCCGGCATGGCTAAATCTGAAACTTTCAAATGACTAACGAAAACTATCTTCCGAAATATATATCGTAAAATTTGACTTACAAGTGACATTCCCTTCGCTAGTTGGACGGTTCATTATGTGAGTATTGAAAAGGTTACCGACGGATATGGTCGTTTGTATTTGGACGATGTGGTCGTTGGTAATGTTACCGATGAACACTTTTGTTGATAATTAGAAGCCGGGAATTTAATATTGTCGATGGCAAAGGTCGTCGGTGTATTTTCTGACCAAATTGCGTGAACATGGTCTGACAGATTGGTCtgaaatttgtttatttttcactACAAAAAATTGTGTAAATTACGTCGGTCTATTTGTGATAATTACGTCAGTTTCGACCGACGTAATTTACATAAATGTCGGTTTGGGAAACCGACGTAATCGGCTCCGACGTGAGGTATAAAATGACGGTTAACGGTAACCGCCACCACATCCGACGTATTATGCAATATATAAAATGGCGGGCATTATTGGCACAAAACGTCGGCTTAAAACGCCACAATATTCTCATATTGGTTTTCTCATGTCGTATATTACGTCGGTCAAAACCAACGTAATTATTAACTCATAGCAGCGCTTGTAGCTGCACAAGCGCTGTAATTGAGCATACTCGTATATTGCGTCGGTTTCGACCGACGTAAAATAAGAcattaaatttttcttttttattaattaattattaaaaaattatttcaaaaaaattaattaattattaataatatatatttaataaattatcCATATATGTGCATATGGAAAATTAAtccatattaaattttaataatatggattttttttgaaatataatatGGAATGTTAATCCATATggaaaatttaataataatattgataataACAAATTACGCATAcggaaaaattatatatatatgcattaaaAGCTATTGTTCTATTCTTATATCATTCTTCTTTACTTAATATTTCATATTTTCTATTTCTTCCTCTTATATCTCTTTGGATATAGCTGAAAAATGGTTTAAATAttgactttttttcttttcttatctcatAAACAtcctgataaaaaaaaaatcattatcatGGGTATTTCATATAGAAAACTTGATTTGGTGTCCATTGAGAATCATAAAGAAAATATCTCATTGAGAATGATTGTAAACTAAACTAGTCATATAGAAATGGGAAAAAGAGTTTGATGAACTTCCGTTTGTCTAACTCAATTTGTCACCAATTTTGTCAATTAGAAAAGTATTTTGGAGTCTAGTCTTTGTCTAACTCAATTTGTCACCAATTTTGTCTAGAGGGTTATTTTATATCCTACAAGAAACTTCCATTAACGTGAGTAGGTGCTCACTTGTACAGCAGAATCATCTTTCATttccttttattatttttaaagtaaaaaatgTTTAAATTGAGATGTAAGATAATTTTACTTTGCAACTATTAGGAAGTTTCATGCTAACTTCAATAGTTTATTTAGTTGAAAAAACATTTACCCGAAACTTGGAGTTGTGTGAAACAATTACtttgattaaattttaatttgcaAAAATGTTGTACTTTATGTCTGATCCAACTGCTCCTGCAATCATTTAAGAACAAAGAGATAAATCGGTTAGTAATTATAAAACTCACAAAGTTCTAATGAAATTTAAACACATTATAAATCTAGTCTAGCTCTATGATCATTACAATAATAAACACATTATAAAACTCCGATGAAACTCTAAATAACAAGGAGCATTTGGGGTCTAGTCTATCTCTATGTTCATTACAATAATAAAACTAGGAAGCTAtcacaataataaaattatcaTAGACTAGATGTGCTCTAAGCATCCTCTAAATTGGAATTTGGGTTGCTTCCATTTGGCATCCCGCTACCTCCATCTCCATCTGGTGCCtacaagaaatgaagaaaacaaACATTATGATTTATtgaatgtttgtttttttgaaagatgaagTAAATATATTAGATGAAAGAATATGGGGACAAGGTTCCCCACGTGAACCAAGAGAAAAGCAAACTAAAAAAAACAAGAGACATAGCAAATACAACAACACTATCAagtacaaagaaagaaaaaaggaaaagataaaACAGCAACACTAGCGAGTACAGgggaaggaaaaataaaaaggacATATAGAAATGAAGAAGCACACAAAGGGAACATAACTAACATCACATTAGTAACACAAACAGAAAAACCACAGTCAGGCCAGCAAGGAAGCTCCATTACCACCCCTGATGTCAATATCTCAAGGCAACACATAGTAAATTGCCAAGCTACTGTATGTTTGGAAAACTTACAGTTATAAGAAAGTTCTCTCACTAACAGTTTTAAGAGAAAAATCTAAAAAACAGAGTAAATTGCTTGTGGAAAAAGTGCCAACATAATAAAACAGATAAAACAGATTTTCCACAAACGCTAGCAAGCAAGCCAGCTGCATTTCCAACAGGTCTATAGTGCTCATCAAAATCTAGAATGATACGCAGTCCATCAGGCACATCATGAATTTCCTTAGCCCTCAACTTAAGTGTCTTAATTATATTGTGTTCTTCATCTgcacaaaataaatattaattacatTTCTAACATGTTCACATTATAGTAATCAAAGAAGAAACACAAAAGTGAATCTTtatccaaaataaaaacaaaaaaacagaaGTGATGCTAGATTAGTGGTTGCTGGTCACCAAAAGTGAATCTTtatccaaaataaaaacaaaaaaatagaagTAATATTGAATCATATGTATCTACCTATAGCCTTTACAGGCTATTTGTGGGTGGAATcttgatcaacttcagaaggttgAGTCTCTGCTTCTGTAGGTTCTGGTATTGATGGATCTGGTATTGTAGGTTCTGGTACAGAAAGTTCGGGAGCATGTGAGGAGCTCTCACTAATTGATTTAAGTGGATTCCTGAACCGCTTTTTCTTTGCCATATCTGCATACATAAAACAAATAAGCAATTAAAAATGATTGAAGTTAGAAAAAAAGGAATTTTGCAAATGTCAAACAGAaacaagaaaacattattgtctTCGATTGACAGAAAACTAGTTAATTCGATTGACACTATTCTAACATATCTTGATCTTCTAATATCTCACTAGCATCCCCCTCACTTAGTAAATCATCATCTACATCCTCCCTAAGAAGATGCAGATCATTATTGTCTTCAAAAAATTGATCAAGGTCTTGCTCTGGGTATGGCTCGTTCCCACAATCTTCTTTAACTTGTTCTCCCATATCATACAAGTCTCTTGGCTTCATGTGGACAACAACATTCCAGTCTTTATTAACCTCATCATTCACATAATAGACCATTTGAGCTTGTGAAGCTTCAATGTACGGTTCATGTGCTCCACGGTCACCCGTATGTATTGAGTGTGAAAAATGGACAGAAGTAAAGCCCCATGCATCCTTTCTAAATCCCCTATCTCTGGTGGTGTCAGCCCACTTACATTTGAATAGAGTGACTCTAAATTCGCGATCAATAAAACAGCTTAATAAGAGGTGATTTAGAGTTTGCACAAGATATAACACTTGAATATTACTCACTCTATGTAAGGCTTGACTTCAGGACAATACATGATGACGAGAATCAAATTCTTTCCAGGCCTCAGAATCTCTAGGATGTCTCATCAATCCATCTTGGTTACCCCCAAATGCATGCCATGTCATAGACTCAGCGGTCTTAGAAGACATATACAATCTTTGCAATCTCAGCTTTAGTGGAAAGTACCTCAAGATCTTTGCTGGTGTCTTGGTTTTATCATCCTCCCACCTGGAGTTCCCGCATCTTTTGCATTTTTCCAAGTCTTCATTACCTTCTCCCCAATATCACATACAGTCCAATGGGCATGCGTGTATCTTGGTATAATTGAGACCAAGCTTGTTGATGATTTTCTTGGCCTCATAAAATGAAGAAGGAAGCTTTGCATCTTCAAACGCATCTTTTAACAATTCCAATATCATGGTCATGGCCTTGTCACTCATTTTGCACAAGCACTTTATATGATACAATTTAATCAGAAATGACAATTTCGAATACTTTCTGCACCCTTCATACAATTGTTGATTATTGTCCTTCAACAACTCATAAAAATCCGCATTATCTCCATCACACGTCTCATCACCCAATTCATCATCAGAATGGTCAGAAGTTTCACCGAGCTCATTGACATTCTGCCCAAATGCATCATTTATCATGTTTTCTATTGGATCTTGAGGCtgcaaaatatcttcattgACATGTCTTTGTTCAGAAGCCCCAGATTCAACTATGTTTGATCCTTCGCCATGCCAATTCCAAAATTTGTAATTTTGAGGGAAAGGCCGACAAGTTAAGTGCTCTTGAACTACATCCCTTGTTTGCCACTTCTTGCAACCACAATTTGAACACGGACACACAATTTTACAGCCCCCACGACCCTCAATGGACTTATGCATGAACGCGAAGTCCAAAAATTTAGCTAACCCATCAGCATATTCAACCGTATTTCGCGGTTTGCTAATCCATGACTTATCAATTGGCATGACTACAAATCAATGTAAAAATAATTGCAGCATAATATTAGTTACTATAGCATTAAAAAAACCTATAAGATAACTAGCATTAAAGGATAACTAGGATCCATTAGAATAGTGTCATGAGATTTTCAGCTAAAATTATAGCTATGAGTTTATTTCATGTTTAGATTATCATTTCGACTTTTATGTGTTGGAGAATGCAACATTTTGGGTTATATGGGTGGCTATAAATGATTTAGTTTTTAACTCTACAAGGTTCTATCTCTCTGAAGTTATTCTTTTTTGTAAACTTACTCTAGCTgaagttaaaaaataaacattcaACCTCAGCACCT
This portion of the Lotus japonicus ecotype B-129 chromosome 3, LjGifu_v1.2 genome encodes:
- the LOC130744834 gene encoding auxin-responsive protein SAUR71-like, whose product is MGGRGSKLISNWVAAGGSAYNYKRIEGPLSAPKGYVPICVGTNDDTCRRFIVHIRALRGAFFCELLGKSAEEYGYMNEGVLRIPFEAQAFEECFIRKTNRKPKIKFLRVKPT
- the LOC130744835 gene encoding auxin-responsive protein SAUR71-like, yielding MGAKGSKLSKWVGVGSAHKRIEGSLLLAPKGYVPICVGTNEDTCTRFIVNIRALRHAFFCELLGKTAEEYGFMNEGVLRIPFEAQAFEEWSITNSNKKLKIKIRRVTN